The Candidatus Auribacterota bacterium genome window below encodes:
- a CDS encoding N-acetyltransferase: MKIRKAILHDVPEIQKLINYFAKKDWMLPRSLNYLYENLRDFCVAEERGKVIGCCALHIVWEDIGEIMSLAVKETHKGKGLGSKLVLTCLAEARKLGLTRVFALTYLQKFFKKCGFVRYPKSKLPHKIWGDCINCPKFPDCGEVSVAIEL, encoded by the coding sequence ATGAAAATCAGAAAAGCGATTTTGCATGACGTGCCGGAGATTCAGAAGCTCATCAATTACTTCGCCAAGAAGGACTGGATGCTCCCGCGTTCGCTCAACTACCTGTACGAGAATCTGCGCGACTTCTGTGTCGCGGAGGAGCGAGGGAAGGTGATAGGCTGCTGCGCCCTGCACATCGTCTGGGAGGATATCGGAGAAATCATGTCCCTCGCGGTGAAGGAGACACACAAGGGGAAGGGCCTTGGCAGTAAACTGGTGCTCACCTGTCTCGCCGAAGCGCGCAAACTCGGCCTCACGCGCGTGTTTGCGCTGACATACCTCCAGAAATTTTTCAAAAAGTGCGGCTTTGTGCGTTACCCGAAATCCAAGCTGCCGCACAAGATATGGGGCGACTGCATCAACTGCCCCAAGTTCCCCGACTGCGGCGAAGTCTCCGTGGCGATTGAGCTGTAG
- the amrB gene encoding AmmeMemoRadiSam system protein B encodes MKKENTEQVVRQPAVAGQFYPGSESELKREVQEYLSAVPAQKIDGRIAGLISPHAGYSYSGRAAAYGYNLLRGKGFKRAIVLAPSHRAAFRGAALSDADAFKTPLGLIPLDKKACSELLSHELYAKLPQAHEYEHSLEVQLPFLQEVLGDFTLVPIIIGQLRRGDVETIASPLKKLLDGKTIIIASSDFTHYGSGFDYLPFTDNIKENLKKLDLGAVEIIEKLDAPGFNAYVEKTGATICGHYPIQILIEALPRDARGHLLKYETSGDLTGDFSHCVSYVSMVFTVPQSK; translated from the coding sequence ATGAAAAAGGAAAACACCGAGCAGGTGGTCAGGCAACCCGCGGTGGCGGGGCAGTTTTATCCGGGGAGTGAATCAGAGCTCAAGAGAGAGGTTCAAGAGTATCTCAGCGCGGTTCCCGCCCAGAAGATTGACGGGCGGATCGCGGGGCTCATATCGCCGCACGCGGGATACAGCTATTCAGGCAGAGCCGCGGCATATGGCTATAACCTCCTCAGGGGCAAGGGATTCAAGAGGGCTATTGTTCTCGCCCCCTCGCATCGCGCGGCTTTCCGTGGCGCCGCCCTCAGTGATGCGGACGCGTTCAAGACGCCCCTCGGCCTGATCCCGCTTGATAAAAAGGCGTGTTCCGAGCTCCTCTCGCATGAGCTCTACGCGAAGCTTCCGCAGGCGCACGAGTACGAGCACTCCCTCGAGGTGCAGCTCCCGTTCCTCCAGGAGGTGCTGGGGGATTTCACGCTCGTCCCGATCATCATAGGACAGCTCAGGCGGGGAGATGTTGAGACGATCGCTTCACCGCTCAAAAAACTGCTCGACGGGAAGACGATCATCATCGCCAGCTCTGACTTTACCCACTACGGATCCGGCTTTGACTATCTGCCATTCACCGATAACATAAAGGAAAATCTCAAGAAGCTCGACCTTGGCGCGGTCGAAATTATCGAAAAGCTGGACGCGCCTGGATTCAACGCCTATGTGGAGAAGACGGGCGCGACGATCTGTGGTCATTACCCGATCCAGATTTTGATCGAGGCGCTTCCCAGGGACGCGCGCGGGCATCTCCTGAAATACGAGACCTCCGGTGACCTGACGGGCGATTTCAGCCACTGCGTCAGCTATGTGTCCATGGTCTTCACGGTACCGCAGAGCAAATGA